The Hevea brasiliensis isolate MT/VB/25A 57/8 chromosome 9, ASM3005281v1, whole genome shotgun sequence nucleotide sequence cctaatactagcaaatacctactttataaaaagagagtcatatttagtgactttcaaaagcgaGCAACATAGAAGTCGAAttaacttcctcttaaccaggaagataaatagagctctatgcaaggattgcaaggtcattccgggAGAGGTTTTAATTGGTTAGTGGTCTTGGgtgtcaagtttaggaataattcaagtaaggttagaagaaataatgTAGCTCGAGCAAAGTGGTAGGAGTTGAAAGGagcaaagcaagtgaagttcaaaaatgagcttcccgagtccgaagtatggaagctgaatgtagaggccaatggtatgtggatacagatggcatcaaagattagaaaagtagctagaaaagtacttggagagtctagaggacatggaccaccctcaaaagagagagtggtggaatgagaaagtacaaaatgcaataaaaagaaaggaaatgctataagaaattacctaagtgtgataataatgaggcatatgaacagtacaagatatcaaagaaagaggcaaaaaaggcagtcaaGCAAAAGcataggcctttgaaaagttatatgagaaacttgaaactaaagaaggggagaagaatatttatagattagcaaggatgagagaaaagaaatatcaagatctcaatcaaattaggtgcattaaggataaagaaggaaaagtgttggtgaaagatgaggacattaaagaaaaatggagaaattatttcgatgatctctttaataatagtcaaaatggtaatagcgtgactATAGACTACAGAACAATAGAaaataatgtgaattatactagaagaattagatctttagaagtaaaggaaacacttaagagaatgaaagtgggtaaagcctgtggacccgatggaataccaattgaagtgtaaaagtgtttgggagatatgggagtggcatggttaactaaattgtttaataagattctaaactcaaagaaaatgtcttatgaatggaggaggagtattttagtacctatttttaaaaataaggggtatatacagagttgctcaaactatagaggaACATTGACTACGTCAtaacacttctatctctcccaatcaatttggcttcatgcccgatcgttcaactatggaaacaatctttctcattagaagcttgatggagaaatatagagatgtgaaaaaaaatctacacatgatttttatcgatttagagaaggcttatgatagtgttccaagaaatttcttatggagagtgttagagcAAAAAatagtatctattaggtacatacaaatgttgaaagatatgtatgaaggagcaactactattgtgcgcacagtgagaaGGGACACGAGATTTTCCTACCTCAGTTGgcttacaccaaggttcagctgtaagcttttacctttttacattagttttagatgaattgaccaaacatatacaagagagtatcccttggtgcatgatgtttgcggatgatatagttctaatagatgaaacgcgagaaggagtcaatagaaagctaacgctttggagaagtactctagagtcaaaaagttttaagttaagtagaacgaagacagaatacatgcattgcaagttcagtgaaggccaaactgataatagagaatgagttagtttggatgaagtggtactgtcccaaagtaatcacgttaaatatctcggctcaatccttcaagtagatgagggatgtgaggaggatgttagtcataggaataaaaccggatggttgaagtggagatgtgccacatgagttttatgtgattgcaagatttctaataaattgaaaggaaaattttaccatacaggtatacgaccggccatgttatatggtagtgagtgttgggcactgaaatagtcgtatgtgtctaagataagagttgcggagatgagaatgttaaggtggatgagtggccatacttgactagataaagtccgtgatgagagtattaaagaaaaagtaggagtggtgccaatagaggataagttgagagaagggagattgaggtagtttgatcatgtgaagcgtagacatacggaggatccagttagacaagtagagcacattaggttagatgatagaaagaaaagaaggggtaaacctaaactgacttgaaagagaatagtacaacatgacctagaagcattacacatttccgaggatttaacccaaaatcgtttagagtggaaaaagagaatccatatagctgatcctaaatttttgagataaatgcttagttgagttgagttgagttgagttggagagagagagagagaaagagagagagcaaTCATGTGTCTGAATCATCAAACCATCTAAATTAGTTGATGAAACAGATTCAAGTTTCAATATTGTTTAGGTTCAtcttgttttatttaaaattacacTTATTTTGGATAAAAAGATTAATATGATGACCAGATTAGACTTCCCCCTGATTGCAAAATAGACAGAAAGgaacaaaaattttgataaatggatcaACCACGCTAAAAGCATATGATGAGTTGCCACACATAACACTTCtatctataaaaatttataaataggcTGACTTCAATCTGAAGTCATACCAATTCCATCTTCAAAATGACATTGTTGAGTGAAAGAAAACACACCTCGTTAAGTTTTCGAAGCTCTCGAGCATCCATCTCACGATATCCTTCTGCAAGATCCTCTTCTATGGCTTCCTTCACAACAGCTGCAGCTACCTGCTTTGTTATATCTCGTATCCTGCAAATATGTTTGATGTCAGAAATATGCATGACCCCTGTAGATTATAGAACCTTTCAAACTCCTGAGATAGTAAACAGTAGTGGAAGACCAATACGTACCTAGATGTTGAAGGGTATATGATCCCTTGCAGAACCTCATCTTCTGTCATATATGCAGCTAGgctgtaaatttcagttttggatcaAACAATTGAAATCAATGACGAAAGCATTATAGTAAAAAAATCATAAGAATTTTGTAACAATTCTTTAACGATGGACAATTGTTTCATTAGTGTACTGATAATTAGTGGCCACAGTTTCTTTTAGGGGCTGTTTCCCATTCAGATTCCTGTTTACATCATAGGCTAACTAAACAAATAACAACTACCAACAGATTAAAATTTTCCAAACTGTTTCAGGTGATGAATGTTTCTCTCAGCATTTGATCAAATGTTCAACAAATAAAAGCTAATTCGGGAAGGATATGTGAGAAAATACCATTCAGCTGCAGCCTGTAGCATGCCATCAGAGATGATCCTAGAGCCAGAGAGAAGCGTCCCAAGCCCGATACTGCATGGACACATGGATGCATAGATGAATAAATAAGAGGGACAAAGGAAGTATGCACATCTATTTTAAATGCCCCTAGTGAATTGTAACTGAAGAAACTAACCCTGGAAAGAGATACATGTTGTTTCCCTGGTTACAGTGGCCAACATGACCATTTCCTGTGGCATTGAAAAGTTAATACATATATTCTGGTTACAGTATCCTAAAGTAAACTCCTATTACTATCCATCCCAAGTTGAAATGAAGCTAAAGATTTCAATCAAGCAGCAGGTTAAATAACAAGAAACTAATGCTTCATAGATTTGAAGAATAACCATAGGTCAAAGCAAGTCCAATAAAACATAATATGTACCAAGATCCACATCTTTGAAAGGACTTCCACTTGCAAATATAACATTGTCACCCACAATAGAAAATGCTTCTTCAGGAGTGCATTCAGCTGTCATAAGGGGGAGAAAAAATGGAAAGCAAGAAAAATAACACTTCACATTAGACATTCTTTCTACCAAAGGCAAAGGGAATCACAGAAAATGTCATACCATTTTTTGTAGGGTTTGACATGGCAAAGATTGCTGGTCTAGTTGAAGTTGAACCTTTGAGGGCCTCTAATACCTAAAAATGATATACGCACATCATGTTTGCACTGGGAATAATTCACCACATTTAATCTTTaacttacaaaaaaaaaaaaaaaaaagaaaacaaaaacttTAAGCCATCCAGAAGTTTGTCATAAATTCATTTTGAATGAAATATCATTAGATTTTCAGTATCCATTCTATCACTATACCTCTTTTGAGAACAATCCTCCAACTGCAGATAATCCAAGAAGAACATCAGGCTTCACTTCCCGCACCTGATTAGCATAGATTAACTGAGATGAGAACAGGCTCATCCTGGGaacttcattatatatatatatatatatatatatatatatatatattcatcaaGAAAGCTCATCCACTTCTTTGTTTCTATAGTAGAAATATAGATAGCGCATTATATTCTGATAAAACCAGGGGTGGAACCAGAAATTTTTCTTTGGTGGGTCCAAACATAATATTAAAAGGAAGTTAAATGAAATCTTGAcaaaaatatagagactaaaataaaaatataaaatattaagagattaaaaattaaataatataaaaatatgaataaaatctACATAAAAGTGCAAAGGctggaaaaaataaataaatactggAGCGATAAAcagtaatttttaaaaaaaattagtaagttttttttttttatttcttttgggTGAGTAGTTCCGCCCCTGGATAAAACAATGTTAATACAAACCACTTCTGCAAGGCTTGCACCCTCCCTTAATCCTTGACGATTAGCTTCTTTGATCTTCCTTGCAAATGGCAGGGCTTCTGGGTCAATATTTTCACGTTCCTCTGTGATCAGACCCTGGATAGACAACAATAATTCAATCATGACATTGAGCAGGGAAAGCAGCCCTGGGAATACACGTTATGGCAAGCTTGCAAAATATACCAGATCCAACTTTAACATGAGACCAAGCTGATGCATTGAACAGAAATACAATAATGATGTCCTAAAAAGGCTCCACCATATTATATAAGCAAATGTACAATTGGCAAGCAAAGTTGTGTCAAACTCAAGACAGTTTTACTGGTGGAAAACATTCATGcattaattttcttttatgtCAAGCATATAAGAAAATGAAAATGGAGTTCTGAAAGTAGGATGTGCAcatgataaataaaaaattttaggaCAATAGCTTCTCACCTTAGCATCAACTACCCAGAACTGACTCAATGCACTTTTGAATGCAGATTCATTATTTCCCAACATCCTGGCCATTGTTTTCCTTGCGGCATTAAGAACCCCTATTCCAGCACTGCAGATGTGCAAGGAGTAAGCAAACAAGCCTTCTTACTTTGTACTAAACATGCAGGTGCCAggtatcatttctcaaattcgtGCAATAAATGCTATAGAGGAAAGCTTATAATTTACTTTAAACAcaacattaaaaaaattttaagttgGCCATATCTTCAACCCAAATGAGAACAATTTCAGTCAAGATAATAGACAAATATACGTGTTCTCCTTCCTTGGGTATGTGTGCGTGTGTTCTGGGAACCCCAGGAATGCACAATGAGTCATCCACAGAGTGGGACAGCCAACTAACCTTCCAGCACCAGCAACAACAATCTTTTGTTTGGGAAAATCAATCATTGGCCTGCCTTGTGCCCTTACAGCTCCTAGAAGGCCAGCAATTGCAACCCCTGCTGTACCCTGTACACTCAGCAAGGAAAACAAACAAATACCTTTTGTTTGCACgtttgaaaaaaaagaaaagaaaagaaaatataggaCAGTAAACAGACACTCAAATCATACTAAAGTAGAACGCTTTCCTGGGCTCATTACATCCACACTGTATATATCTTACCCCAAGAAGAGCCACATCAATCCCTTCCACCTTAAAATTATGCATACATAATTAGTAAGGAAGGCTCTGCTTGGATAGACAGAGGGAAAACATAGAATATCTTCAAAATTTCCTAAAGGACACACTTCATTTCCCTTTGTTTTGCATGCATACATTGTTGTACAGAACCCATGAAATTTGAATCAAGAACTTCAAGAAGTAGTTTAGGAGAATTGGGGCCACAGATCATGAAGTATTTTTGCTCCACATATGATGAAATATTCAAAATCAATCAAGAACAGCGCTAATATCTAGACTGCAACCTCTAAAATAAGCACAACGTGACTGCAGATTTGCCAGATGAAAACTGGGACAGAAGATCTGAATTTGTAGTAATAATATGCCAACTTCACCTATTTCATCTAGCAGTACTTATTTGCACAAATTCATCTTTTGTTGTGGTCCATGCAATTGTGCTGCTCATAAACATGATTTTGACAATATAGCTGCAATTCCAGGCCAATCACAGAAATAGAAAAATTCAATTACCTGGACATCATCATTGAACATTCTGTAGGTATTCCTGTAGCGCTGCAATAGCTTGAACGCCCACTTGCTTTGAAAATCCTCAAA carries:
- the LOC110663918 gene encoding NAD-dependent malic enzyme 62 kDa isoform, mitochondrial; protein product: MSNFSYQIRASLSLIKRLKQRFMNPAALTQTARSITTTEGHRPTIVHKRSLDILHDPWFNKGTSFSITERDRLDLRGLLPPNVMSSEQQIERFMADLKRLEVHARDGPSDPNALAKWRILNRLHDRNETMYYKVLIANIEEYAPIVYTPTVGLVCQNYSGLFRRPRGMYFSAEDRGEMMSMVYNWPAEQVDMIVVTDGSRILGLGDLGVQGIGIAIGKLDLYVAAAGINPQRVLPVMIDVGTNNEKLLKDPLYLGLQEHRLDGDEYVAVIDEFMEAVFTRWPQVIVQFEDFQSKWAFKLLQRYRNTYRMFNDDVQGTAGVAIAGLLGAVRAQGRPMIDFPKQKIVVAGAGSAGIGVLNAARKTMARMLGNNESAFKSALSQFWVVDAKGLITEERENIDPEALPFARKIKEANRQGLREGASLAEVVREVKPDVLLGLSAVGGLFSKEVLEALKGSTSTRPAIFAMSNPTKNAECTPEEAFSIVGDNVIFASGSPFKDVDLGNGHVGHCNQGNNMYLFPGIGLGTLLSGSRIISDGMLQAAAECLAAYMTEDEVLQGIIYPSTSRIRDITKQVAAAVVKEAIEEDLAEGYREMDARELRKLNEEEILEFVKNNMWSPEYPTLVYKKD